A portion of the Staphylococcus felis genome contains these proteins:
- a CDS encoding DUF6731 family protein has product MAKTKVVNFNLFFVCSAFQEDLHEYFPLNDLLDTLINDYSNEPEYKVVKNYNFDPIRIKSISPPQQNGYYHIIMERLDDTKLQKTTIYGESIDVDLEENEYIGHEVSILYDPHNNTMLIQRNISSLSPSGIEKFFDSVLFDYTEEYCNLKLVPAIDQNAYGKAKSSNIFRQFSIKVKGNEVDDLIRGLSSNSIYGTEYVEIIVSTDRSKNSELDNFEVKKLIDDWSDSTSVEKLSVKVKENFNSNIEVIDLMHQAIKRSLIYEYRESSELNAQNIFLDMVRIYRDDDNALSLMI; this is encoded by the coding sequence ATGGCGAAGACTAAAGTAGTAAACTTTAATTTGTTTTTCGTATGTAGCGCGTTTCAAGAAGATTTACATGAGTATTTTCCATTAAATGATTTATTAGATACTTTAATTAATGACTATAGTAATGAACCTGAATACAAGGTGGTAAAAAATTATAATTTTGATCCTATTAGAATTAAATCAATTAGCCCACCTCAACAGAACGGCTACTACCACATCATAATGGAAAGATTAGACGATACTAAGCTTCAAAAGACTACAATTTACGGAGAATCGATTGACGTAGATTTAGAAGAAAATGAATACATCGGACATGAAGTAAGTATACTTTACGATCCACATAATAATACAATGCTTATTCAAAGAAATATAAGTTCATTAAGCCCTAGTGGAATAGAAAAGTTTTTTGATAGTGTTTTATTTGATTATACAGAAGAATACTGTAACTTAAAATTGGTTCCTGCTATTGACCAAAATGCTTATGGTAAAGCAAAAAGTAGTAATATATTTAGACAATTTTCTATAAAGGTTAAAGGTAACGAAGTAGATGACTTAATAAGGGGACTTAGTTCAAACAGTATATATGGGACTGAATATGTTGAAATAATTGTTTCTACCGATAGATCGAAAAATAGTGAACTAGATAATTTTGAAGTAAAAAAATTAATAGATGATTGGTCAGATAGTACCAGTGTCGAAAAACTATCTGTTAAAGTTAAGGAGAACTTTAATTCGAATATAGAAGTTATTGACTTAATGCATCAAGCAATAAAACGGTCTTTGATTTATGAATACAGAGAATCTAGTGAACTAAATGCTCAAAATATATTTTTAGATATGGTACGTATATATAGAGATGATGATAATGCACTTTCATTAATGATTTAA
- a CDS encoding YolD-like family protein produces MIINPQAPEAYRYETDYRKIPKQYLDSNIPIGRGIVKWAPFATLPEQFEALKQFEKDQLKIKQPELSDSQIQDINYMLYIKLTKNALASIQYWRNGHIHTIQGYINRIDTLTHEMLVTNERCTDQLIIYLNELYNVE; encoded by the coding sequence ATGATTATTAATCCACAGGCTCCAGAAGCTTATCGTTATGAAACAGACTACCGAAAAATACCCAAACAATATCTTGATTCAAATATTCCTATCGGGCGTGGCATTGTAAAATGGGCTCCTTTTGCGACACTTCCTGAACAATTTGAAGCACTTAAACAATTTGAAAAAGATCAACTCAAAATCAAACAACCCGAACTCAGTGACAGTCAAATACAAGATATCAACTATATGCTTTATATTAAGCTAACAAAGAATGCGTTAGCATCTATTCAATATTGGCGTAACGGCCACATTCATACTATTCAAGGTTATATCAATCGCATTGATACATTGACACACGAAATGTTAGTGACAAATGAACGATGTACAGATCAACTCATTATTTATTTAAATGAACTTTACAATGTTGAATAA